The Gossypium arboreum isolate Shixiya-1 chromosome 2, ASM2569848v2, whole genome shotgun sequence region ttgaaggttaaatttgttattataccactTAAATTTATGTACAATTGATGGAAGACATTAAGACGTGATTATTGTCCTTAGTTGCTCACTTTCGAAATTAACAATGATTAAATTACTCTAATTTTCTTAGAGGAATTAATTTTCTCAAATTTGAAACTGAGAGAGATCGGAGAAGTTCTTTTACCGAGTAAAtcttaaatttaatacataaacttTAATTCGATGTAATTATTagcatcaaaattttcaaaaaaattaatttaaaaataaaactttaatttcgatttaattttatatatttaaaagtaaataaataatttttatttatttcatatcaaataaatataattatttttatgtacaaacataaatctaaaataaaaatattcacatTAGTCTCCATtggtataaaaaaaattaaatttcacgTGTCACGTGAATGGGCGGCTCGACTATACCTTAAAAAAATAACGTCCTTCTATCTCTATATAATGGACTGTTTTGAACTCCATTTTTGCAGCATCAGCTTAGCTATATAGCCgttgcttaaaaaaaaaaaaacaccaaaaTGACCACTGACTTCAAATCCATCCCCATCATTGGTATTTCCAgtaattttcattcattcatcattcaccCAGGTTTTAGGATTACCATTTTCTCAGCATTTTCTTTTCTGCCAAACAGATGTTGGTCCATTAGTAGCCAAAGTAGATGATCTCAAAATGGGACAAGATCCAAGCGTACGTGAAGTTATCAAGCAATTGGATCAAGCATGCAGAGAAACTGGGTTCTTCTACCTGGTATACTAATTAATTCATTAATGCCCttgtttttttataaatattatttttaatgtaaaTTTGTATATATGGTGATGAATATATTTGCAGAAAGGTCATGGTGTTCCACAGTCACTTATGAACGAAGTTAAAGACGTGACCCACAAATTTTTCCATCTTCCTTTGAatgaaaaactcaaaatcaaaatgACTCCCAACACTGGTTACAGGTTTTTAATTTATTCCATTATTGTCTGCTAAAATTGACTTGCTTGCAAGTTAAATTCATAATAGTGCTATTGAATGCTGCAGAGGAtaccagaaaatcaaagaaaatataACTAAAGGCGTCCCTGACTTGCAAGAAGCCATTGATGTAAGTATATGTTGGAAAACTTTTTTCTGACATTATTGTATTAATTAATAACTTTATGGATGATGGTGACAGTACTATAGAGAAGTGAAAAGAGGGATGTATGGATCACTTGGGGAGATTTTGGAAGGATGTAACCAATGGTATGTACATTTTCTCGCTCCAGGAAAAGTTTGTGAACTATTATTGTTCCAAATTTTATGTTCTGCCTTCATTAAGAGTCTTGGGGTTCACAGATAGAGAGCTGCTTCACCTATCGAGAGTCGCTTCCTCGAGCTCTCGATAGAGTTTAGAAACAAAATTGAGGGATAAAATCAAGCACAGATACCTCAAATCTAATATTGAACATATTAGAAAATTTATTGACCCAAAACAAGTTCCACCTCCCTCAACAAGCTTAAATATTATTTTGTATggtataatatttataatatatatgtatataggccTAACGAACCTGCAAACTTCAAAGCATCAATGGAAGAGTATATCAGACTTTGCACAGGTGAGTTCTTGAGTTTAATGAAGTTTCTTATGAATTAGATATTTGAGGTTGAAATTTGATTATATCCATTGAATTTCTTTAATATCAGATCTTTCGAGGAAAATAATGAGGGGAATTGCATTAGCACTGGGTGGATCGGCGGATGAATTGGAAGGTGAAAAAGGTGGAGACCCGTTTTGGGTGGTGCGGCTAATCGGGTACCCGGGAAAACCAGCTGCAATTCCCCAAAATAACGACATTGGATGGTACTTCATAACTAAAAAGAAAAATCATTCcaacattttcttttattttattcaattttccggCTGCTAATAAGCTAATTGGATATGCCTTGTTGTCTTTTCTCGTTGACCAAACAATGTATTTCCAGCGGGATTCACACAGACTATGGTAATTAATTAGTTAATATCTTtcatgattaaattaattaattaaaaatattatctaATAAATCGAATGGTTAAAAACACAGGTTTGTTGACATTGATTAACCAAGATGACCGTATAACTGCACTTgaggtaatatatatatatatatacattattaatatatatagagagagagaggagGAATTTATTCTTTTTCAGGTTTTGTTTCCCGATTTAGCTGAGAGTCCGAATGATTAAAGTAAGGTTGAATAGAACATGAGCACTATTGCCATTTACAGGGCATGGATTCAAACCCTATCAAGCATGTAGATGCTTATATCCTCTTAATAGGTGTTGAGAAATAAAATCCTAACTAAAGATGATACTGACCCATTGAGAGATTTGTCAATTCTTGATAGACGacactttaaaatttcttttaaaaaaattaactatcTCTCAATACATATAAATTAGATTCGAATTTATAATTATCGTACACATAACTTGTGTTGCTGCAGGTTAAAAACCTATCGGGAGAATGGGTACCAGCTACTCCAATTCCAGGAACATTTGTATGCAACATTGGCGACATGTTGAAGGtataaattattgataatgtaaaGAAAATCACGATTGTTGGGGATTTAGTGAAAATattgttatgagtttttttacaaaattatccATGCATTTATATCGTTTTGTCCTTCAGTTACTAGTATAAATAGAGTGTTGATTTCTCCTCTGCTTGCTGTTTGcaatttctttataaaatttGTCGCTTCTATCTAGGAGATTGAGTTTTAAGCGGAACTGACTATAATCTCTTCAAATTTTCCTTGAAATTGTTACAGATATGGTCCAACGGTATATATGAAGCCACTTTGCATCGAGTCATTAATAATTCACCAAAGTATCGAGTATGTGTTGCTTATTTTTATGAGGTAATTACATTTattaattaattgattaatttcctttgttttatttttttaattttataaataattaattttgatggTATAAATTAAATAGCCAAATTTTGATACATTGGTGGGGCCCTTGGAAATGTGCGTAGAGAAAAATGGGGGAGCTCGGCTCAACCAGAAAGCTGTTTATGGGGAGCATTTagtaaataaagtaaaaaataaCTTTGTCCCCTAGAAATTAAATTATCTTTTATGTATTACTATCTttaataaatactaataattaaTGTAGAATAAATGCCATAAGCAAAATTTGAAGAAATATGCTCCAAAATGCTTGAGACTTTGAGCTAATAATGTctcatttaaattaataaatgcaattaagtgattattattattctttatctTTATTTACTATACTCTtgcagagaaattattttattaatccttCTCACCACATCATTCATgatttttttcaattatttaacgatattttaacaatttttttatgTCATTGACacgtaattttgtaatttttttacctTGAACTTGAATCCTAAATTCAAGTTTAAGAGTTCAAGGTCGAAGTTGGGGTTTAAGATTTGAGGTTTGAGATTTTGATTCATAGTACGtgtttgaggttttgggtttgaggttcaaagtttaaggttcaagatttaaaataaaaaaattactaaaatgtcattaaataattgaaaaaagACCATAAATAATGTGATGAAAAAcgtccataaaataatttttgggCGATTGTGTTTTACTTTTGgttcattaaaattataaaaaagaaagtaaataatTTTTCTTAAACGTCCATAAGTaagatttaatttataatttattatggTGATAATGAAGGTTTATTCCATTCTGaatgatctataatagaaaatattagaaaattttattgatatataaaTGTGACCTAGTGATAGAGACTTTTCACCCAGTGGAGGGTGGAGAGTTGTAAGATAAGAGTAGAAGTGCTGGAAAAGGGTAATAGTGAAACAGAAAGGGAGGAAATCTTTGGTTGGAATAGAGGGAGAGAGGGTTCTAAGAGGTATACATATAAATGATGGAAACTTTGAGTAGGAGGGGTATATAAATGGGTTGACCCCTCTTATGCATTTAGCAATTCTTGATGGGTCAGCTTGTCACTCATTGGTTCATTGCTAGGTTGTAAGTTGCAGCATATATAGATGATTAATGGAAGGTGTTTCGTTGAAGTGGTTAGGTTGTTAGAAATAGTTGATTCGCCTACTCCTAACAACATGGTGGAATAGCTTGGCAAAAGAAGAGATCATAGAGGTCCTGTTGTAATGGATTTTGTTGCTGAGAGTATCCTTGACAAGAGTATCCAATGAATCAAATATTCACCCATATAATATTTCTtggataattaataaatatattttatagtattttacatttacttttaaatattttatattaactaaAATATGACCTTATAATTTCTTTCAAGAgtaaaattgatattttattatttaatttattattaaatataaattatttaagtttattaaaaataacaaaaaatattaattatttaactcAAAGTTAATAATGTCATTTACATTTATTCCTTACATATTTCTTAACAATGTTTAATGCTGTAACTAATATAttcaattggaccaaccaaataAATAAGATGAGCAAAGTGTTAATATAAATCATAAAAACAAAATTTCTAGTGTACAATAGCAATTTCAATATATAAACTGTTCTTCAATGTTATAGCAAACAACAATGCCTTACAAACAAGGATTATATCCCATTGAATGAAGGGACGAAATTGTAAGAAGTGTAAATTTATAATCTTAcacataaaaaaaatcataagggTATTCTTTCTTTTTAGCTCAAAAATTCATTAGCGTCTGATTTTCCCCTATTCTAAGCACCTACGACTCAATTAACTTTGGTCCGGGTAATCAAATACCGATTACCTCGGCCAAGTTTCCGGTTGCCGAAGCATCATCCTTTTGATGAAGTGGAACTCGTACACCCAATTCTCGTAACTGATCCACCAGACCGTAAAGAAATTCGAACGTTAGCCTGGACTGCGCGTTTAGTTCCTCTCTAACCTGCGGTTGAACCCTAAACCAGTCTCCTAGCATTTTGTGAACGTGAGACCGGATCATCCTCCATGGGACAGGGTATTTTTCACAAAGCTTCAAGTACTGAACGACGAGATCGGCTTGATCTAGTTTTCCATCAATAGAGTCTTTCTCGTTATCTACAACCCAATTGGAAGTTCGGAATCCAGCAAAAAGAGCAGGGTTCTCAAGAAGAGTCTCGGCCGAAAGCACACCGTCGGCACCCGTTTCTTCCAGACAGTTTCGAACGTCATCCATATGCCTAATGTTCCCATTGGCAAGAACCGGGATTCTAAGCTCATTTTTAACAGCCTTAATGGCGTTCCAATCAGCTCTAAACTTCTTCCCGTCTTTCTCATCTCTCGTACGGCCGTGAACAGCTAAAAGAGAGCAACCGGCATCTTCCAGCATCTTGGCATACTTCAGTGTATCCTCTAACTTAGGAAACACTCTGATTTTACATGAAACCGGCACATTAAGGTTCAAAGCCAGTTTTTCGACTAACGATTTCACAAGAGGAAGGTTATCCATCAAGAACGCTCCGTAATACCCTCGTCTAGCGATCCGCTGCGGACAACTACACATAAACCACATAGCCATTCATACAAAAGCCAACAATTTCGATCTTTATAATAGCATTTTACTACCCCAATGGCAAAATGTAAGATCAAATATACAATTCAACATCAACTCAATGAAGGATATCCAACATAAAAGTTAAATTTATAATCTTTCTATGGTTCTTCTACATCCAAAGTCAATAAACACTAAACAGAATTAAttcgaaatgaaaaaaaaaggaaagaattataattttaccccaaATTAATATCGACATAATCACAATGAGATTCCACTCTCCTTGCAGCTTCAAGTAATATATCAGGATCATTAGCACAAAATTGAACAAATAATGGACGGTCCTCCTGCAATCATCAAAATTCATCAAAGTTCCAaacaattattttttttaaattcaaccCGTAAAATTTTACCTTGCAAGTGGTGAATTCTTCAGAACGGTACTTTGGGTTCTCGTTAAAAATACGTGAATGTAACATGGGGGTATAAGCAGcctcagccccatattttctacaAAGCATTCGAAACGGAAGCTCCGAGTTATCAACCATGGGTGCAACGATTAGCTTAGGCCGACCTAGCTTGGTCCAATGAGCCCATGCTCTTTCAAATCGTGAAACCCCGGTTAAGTACTTCCCCGTAGAACCAAAAAACGACGGCGTTTCATCGAGGGAATGAGAAGAAGGCTGTTCCTCTTGGGTCTGTTCTGGGTTGGAACACAGGACGTCGTCCTCGGCATCGTTTTGGGGTGGATCCGAGTGGGTGATTCGGGTTTGAGTTAGGGCCATGAGATGAATGGGGTTGGAGAAGAGGGGTTTTGGGTGGAGATTTAGGTTTAATATAGCGGAAATGAGAGGCTTTGGTTTGTTCATGGTCGGGCAATGGCGGTTGAAGGGTAATCCATCGCCGCCACTGCTTAGGGATTGTTGGAGAGAAAAGgctttttaagttgtaataaatgTGCTTCAGCTGTTTTGGGGTTTGACTTATGATTTTAGTTGCTCTTAGAAAATGGGCTTGGGCCTCACATACTATGCAATATTTGGGGTTAAAAATTTAAACCCCgattttatcaactaaaaacttaGAGGGTGTTTAGTAAACGGAGTTTAAACATTTTTAGTTGATTTTGGCATAAACGAATGATTGAGTAGTTAAACTATTTAATTGTAACGTTTGGTGAATAGAGATTTGCGATAGCTTGTTGAGTTAAAACCTTCAAAATAAAAAACGTTGGGATGGACAACTTTTTCCACAGCTGATTGAGAATGATATATGTGGAATGACATATTTGACCATACTTGCTCAAAAATTACTCCATTTGCCACATGCTCTCAAACCTAATTAATTTGCAAATAATGAACTtaagaaatttattaatttaaattttcaaaaatattcactaattaatttccATTATGGAAGTTTTAATTCCTTGGTAATagtattttatttcaataatttcatctAATAAAGactaaagtattataaacaaataaatacttaACAATAAAATGTGTCATACCCTTATTTGTCATTTTACACATATCAGCTATCAGCAAAGTTTTACCAAACACTTTAAATAAATAGTTAATAGAATCAATTAGTCAAACCAGCCACTGCAATAAGCTACTAGCTAATTTCCAAACAGGGACTTAATAACACTAATAATTTACCACTATATATAAGTGATTTAATAACAACCTAAATCCTTTATTATTACTAAAAATTCTATCACGTATATGCATGAAGAAATTACGTATTTAAAATACAGAGGTATGGTTCAAAGTAACATAcaataaacaataaaatataagacttgaaactaattaataatactaCTACATGCAATATATacgatattaaaatataaaaaattagattaaattgtgagtataatgaattttaaacacataaatacattagattaataatagtaaaatgcATTGCGATTGTTCATCACGGCGTTGTCGTCGATGTTAAGTTGATGTCTAATTAACTTGTGATACCAAATAAATCATTACCATTATCAATATATGTACAATTGGTGAAGGTAATGAAGTGTGCATAATACAATTAAAATGTACAAAACATTTCAAGATAAAACTTTGGTTGAGTGGTAAAGCtaaagttttattatttaattatttgtttgttttttaaAAGTACTCtagaataatataatttattttaaatacgagaatatatttttgtaatttttctaacTGAGTTAGTGTCTGATTGACTTAAGATATAAACTCAATCATGGGTTAAAATAATAGTGACTAGTATATTATTAGACTTGTTCATAGCTAGGCTACCTATCCAAACTCAAAATTCGCCTAAAATACAAGAGTATTTAAATAAAAGCACGAAACCCAGAAATGGGTTTAAACATTAAAACTATCCCTATTTAAAATATGGATTGAACTTGAACTTAACATATAAGGTTTAAACCGAATTCCACCATCATCAACGTGAATTGAATGGAatgaaatttagaatttaataactctattttaatttatcttaatttagtttatttttttacaGTAATATTATTAATGATTCATAATAATTGATTTATAATAATTCAATTGAttagttttgtttttatttttatattaattttcgaTTTTATTTTGACAAAATATTTTATAGTTTTCAGACATTGTTGGGTAAAGTTTTAAAGTTTTTTCCATAaatatttgtaaaaaaatttgagtaaataaaaataattaataaatcatatatatttgttttcgaaaaatgatttttatatcgtattttaagttattttcacttatttaattataaaatatattttatatcataaaaattaaaattaattataaataaaataaaattagaattCAATTTAAGGTATTCTACAACTTCCCAACACcacatttcaaatcaaatttcgatttttgggtttttttcttCTTAATTATAACTAGGTTCAAATTGATATCACGGTTAGTTGTTGTCATATAacgataatttaaaaaataataattttttaacaaatattattatagatttttataatatttgtttTTTTATACAATGTTTAGAACTACCTAGGGCTGTAAATGAACCGATTTTGAACGAACAAAAATCTATTCAtgttaatttgtttatttttaagcttGTTCGTGTTCAGTTTATGTTTGTTAAGAATTTCAATTTTTTGTTTATGTTCATTTATTTAATATTCACGAACATGTTcatttatttaatattcacaaacATGTTTATTTAACTTAATCGAACATGTTCACGAACATTAAACGAACATGttcattaatatataattgaacATGTTCATGAAcaatgttaataaataataaacaaacaaacaataaatacatacacacacatatagtttagatataaaatagtcaattattagtattaataaatatattataaatttaaaaatacaaaccaaagataattttatttatatataagaaaatatcattaataaataaacGAGTCAATAAACGAGTTTGTTCGTGAacataaataaacataaaaattttattcatactcatttatttagtttaataaacaaacataAACGACCGGTTCACGAACAGCTCATTAAAACGTTCTGTTCATTTACACCCTTATAACTATTTATAGTCTCTCCCTAATTCCTAAATAGGAAAATATAATATACTTCAACACGACCAATTGAACTAAGATTCAATCGACAAAAAAAACCAACAGCCTTAAACATTTGCTCGACAGATAAATATATTATTCATCCAACATGATTAATCAATTAAAccttaatattttaacaaaattaaactaataattaaaaaaaagttaCAATCAATTCTCTCATCTTAAAACAggcaaaaaagagaagaaaaaaaaaagttagatCTTTGCCAAATTAATAAATTGGCTCAAATAATTGAGAGAAAGAGAGTCAAACAAATCCACTATAAGAAGGCAAAAGCAAAGGCATAGCAGTActtatgtgtttatttttttcGTTTTTGTGTTTTAGTAGGGATGGGTTGAAAATTATTGAATGGTGATAAATACCCAATCCACCACATGTCAATCTTGTTGTTGAtaagtaataaatttttataataaatgaaATGGTCCGTCCATATTCACTTTACTAAGGTTGACGTTGAGCAAAGCCAAAgcaaacaacaataataataaatttaaaaaaaaaaattaaattatgaacaTCATGTCGTGTCCCAATCTGTCTCCAATGGCCACAAATTTGTCGAGTCTCTACCCACCCATTTTGACTTTTGCCTAATCCTTTTTCATTTAGACCTTTAGAGATGGAGTTTAATGGAACAAAGTTACTGGTTAAAACTCGATTCAGTAATTATCTTATTGAGTTTGAGTTTAAAtatgtttataaattttatagaGAGTATGTTACAGTTTATATCTCTCTTTAAAGTTATTATGTACATATACAAAATTTTATATTGATTCGTATCGTGAATTCTAATATTTAAtggaatgaaaataaaatatatttcattattttaatggTATTAGCTGAGGGttttattaatttgaaattttgagtaatattataaaataaaattatccaaTAAAGTCAAATTAAAGTAAAGAGAGCAAATTTAACTTTTAGcatagtaaaaggactaaatcataattagaccaaaaaaatcataaatgaaatttcattaaaatctATATACCAAACACCAAACCATAGTTAATTAGTCTTCCCAACTAGACGACCTATTTACCTATAGTCAACTCATCCCTAACAAGAAATTTGGGTCCACATCTTTCCAATTGTTTGACTAAGCCCCCTTTCTTTTACTTTATGATTAATATTATCGTACTGTTGCACTCAATATTTATTCGTTTTTTTATCGAGAATTTCATAATTATattgtaaaataaatttaaaatcaaattaattcaAGATAAACATTTCTAATGTTGTTTTCTACCTTCACAAAATTTTAATTCgagattttattttgaaaatatcgACTTTTTTTACCTCTCGATTTAACTCACAATGGTTGAATGATGCAAGAGAAAATGAAAAGTAATCTAAAACAAGAATCCAAAGCAaaacaattaaaaaaaacaaaaggtgGCATTGAAAACTTTAATTTGGAATTGAATTCTCAATCCCTCAATAATTGCAAAATCTAATACCAAATCTAACatcttttttctttccttttgatCTCAAATGGTCTTTCAATTAAAGAAAGCTCAAAGCATATAATTTACAAGGAAATAAACGAGCAGATTAGATAATATCCTCGAATCCCGAACATAAACAGTAAAACTTACTAACATTAATAACAGGAAAAAATATTGTTCATCTATGAAGATTCAAGTATGGTGGTTTCTGCAACAGATAGAGAATGGTTATGATCACCTTCATATGTAACTATTAGCATTGAAGCATCATCTAAAGCTCTTTCCACATGTTTTCTAGCAGGACATCCTCTTACACTACTGCACTTATAGTATCCCCTGTTTTAACCAGACAAAACGTGTTAGAAACAGAACAGATAAGAACTGAAAGAAATTCTTTCGAAAGGGTTAGATTTTTATGTTCTTCACCTTGGATGTGGTGAACCCTTGATTGGTTTTTGACCATATTTTCTCCATGAATAATCATCCGGTGGAATATCAGCCATTTTCAAGCTTATCGCAGGAACCCTTACCACCCTTTTCGTCCTCTGTTTTctatcagaaaaaaaaaaacagaacaaACATtttaaaagagagaaaaaaaaacagAACACCCCAAACGGCAAATTCATGTAAGAAAATATGGGATATGTACCTTTTTTTAGTAGAGCAATGACAACGACAAGAAGAGCTATTGCATTTAATCCCAGAACCCAAATTCTCAATACTACACTTTCTCTTCAAAGAAGACGACAATGGTGGTTTACCAGCGGAGGAAAGGTTACTAATTTGAAACGTTGATGAAGATGGTTGTTTATTACTGTTATTATCAGCAGTCGTTGTTGTTGATGAATACGAAAAATTGATGGTCGTTGTTGGTGATTCTTTTCTCTCTAAATAAGTGGTCACCGGCAGTGGGATCTGTTGAATCGGAGTTGGTTGATAAACCTTGGTTTCATGCTCTGTAACGGTGGTTGTTGGTGGCGGTGGTAAAGGGGCTCTTCTAAAACGAGCATGGCCGGTCCTGGTTCGACCCAAAAGAGAGATGACTTTCTTGAACTTAGAAACGGCGGCTTCGGCGGTGACTTTACAGTCCATTTCTAAATCCATGGAGGATCTCGTCGGAGAAGATTGGAACTTTTTTTCTTGATTATTAGAGGTGTAATTTTGTTGGGTTTGGGAGAGTAATTTAATGAGTTTCTCGACACTTTCGAGACCAGAAGCGGCTTCTTGAACGGCGGTTTCTTCCATTTTTGATGAGAAACCATTGTTGTTGTTTCTGTAACTAAGCATCAACTCCATAGCCATGTCTGCAATAAAACCATTCAAAGGAGGGGAAAAaacaaaagtgaaaagaaaaagaagagagaaggagagTTGATAAAGGGCAAGGGTGGACTTATGGTCAAATTGCGTGACTAAGCTGTCATCTTTTAACATTtgtaatttatttcatttatttatttagggTTTTTGGTCCCTTAACTATGATCAAATTCGCGATTTAATCCTAAATAGTTTAATTTAGCATGATTGAATCTCTTTACTTTAAAAGTGATCCTTGGATTTATAGGGAGGGGTTGATGGTATAATTCCAATATTAGTCTCTCAAgtattaaaaattcaatttaattttttctagtttttttgttaagtgaaaaagttgcattttagcctAAAGCATTCAATTTATGTCATTTCAATATAAACTTTTTAGCTTTGCTactcaaatttttaaattttatttcggTTTTACCCCTTGTCCAAATAATTAACACTGTTAACTATTTCAatcaatattaataattatcggTGATACATGTTTGGACGATGCTTTAATCATGAATTTTGTCCTACTTTACTAAAATTAAAGAGTTTCTCCCTCAACTTTAATTTGTcaaa contains the following coding sequences:
- the LOC108466776 gene encoding probable 2-oxoglutarate-dependent dioxygenase At3g50210 isoform X2 — encoded protein: MTTDFKSIPIIDVGPLVAKVDDLKMGQDPSVREVIKQLDQACRETGFFYLKGHGVPQSLMNEVKDVTHKFFHLPLNEKLKIKMTPNTGYRGYQKIKENITKGVPDLQEAIDYYREVKRGMYGSLGEILEGCNQWPNEPANFKASMEEYIRLCTDLSRKIMRGIALALGGSADELEGEKGGDPFWVVRLIGYPGKPAAIPQNNDIGCGIHTDYGLLTLINQDDRITALEVKNLSGEWVPATPIPGTFVCNIGDMLKIWSNGIYEATLHRVINNSPKYRPNFDTLVGPLEMCVEKNGGARLNQKAVYGEHLVNKVKNNFVP
- the LOC108466776 gene encoding probable 2-oxoglutarate-dependent dioxygenase At3g50210 isoform X1, translated to MTTDFKSIPIIDVGPLVAKVDDLKMGQDPSVREVIKQLDQACRETGFFYLKGHGVPQSLMNEVKDVTHKFFHLPLNEKLKIKMTPNTGYRGYQKIKENITKGVPDLQEAIDYYREVKRGMYGSLGEILEGCNQWPNEPANFKASMEEYIRLCTDLSRKIMRGIALALGGSADELEGEKGGDPFWVVRLIGYPGKPAAIPQNNDIGCGIHTDYGLLTLINQDDRITALEVKNLSGEWVPATPIPGTFVCNIGDMLKIWSNGIYEATLHRVINNSPKYRVCVAYFYEPNFDTLVGPLEMCVEKNGGARLNQKAVYGEHLVNKVKNNFVP
- the LOC108461746 gene encoding uncharacterized protein LOC108461746, which translates into the protein MNKPKPLISAILNLNLHPKPLFSNPIHLMALTQTRITHSDPPQNDAEDDVLCSNPEQTQEEQPSSHSLDETPSFFGSTGKYLTGVSRFERAWAHWTKLGRPKLIVAPMVDNSELPFRMLCRKYGAEAAYTPMLHSRIFNENPKYRSEEFTTCKEDRPLFVQFCANDPDILLEAARRVESHCDYVDINLGCPQRIARRGYYGAFLMDNLPLVKSLVEKLALNLNVPVSCKIRVFPKLEDTLKYAKMLEDAGCSLLAVHGRTRDEKDGKKFRADWNAIKAVKNELRIPVLANGNIRHMDDVRNCLEETGADGVLSAETLLENPALFAGFRTSNWVVDNEKDSIDGKLDQADLVVQYLKLCEKYPVPWRMIRSHVHKMLGDWFRVQPQVREELNAQSRLTFEFLYGLVDQLRELGVRVPLHQKDDASATGNLAEVIGI
- the LOC108464044 gene encoding probable WRKY transcription factor 15, producing the protein MLKDDSLVTQFDHKSTLALYQLSFSLLFLFTFVFSPPLNGFIADMAMELMLSYRNNNNGFSSKMEETAVQEAASGLESVEKLIKLLSQTQQNYTSNNQEKKFQSSPTRSSMDLEMDCKVTAEAAVSKFKKVISLLGRTRTGHARFRRAPLPPPPTTTVTEHETKVYQPTPIQQIPLPVTTYLERKESPTTTINFSYSSTTTTADNNSNKQPSSSTFQISNLSSAGKPPLSSSLKRKCSIENLGSGIKCNSSSCRCHCSTKKRKQRTKRVVRVPAISLKMADIPPDDYSWRKYGQKPIKGSPHPRGYYKCSSVRGCPARKHVERALDDASMLIVTYEGDHNHSLSVAETTILESS